From the genome of Nicotiana sylvestris chromosome 2, ASM39365v2, whole genome shotgun sequence, one region includes:
- the LOC104248907 gene encoding cystinosin homolog encodes MGSWNSVSLEVLYNVFGWIAFVLWSISFYPQVVLNFRRKSVVGLNFDFVVLNLTKHSSYLIYNVSMFFSSAVQRQYHRRYGSNEMIPVAANDVAFSTHAVALTAFTLFQIAIYDRGNQKVSKTAIAIVTIAWLSVAVCVFVAFPKHSWLWLVSCFNTLQVVMTVIKYIPQAVMNFRRKSTIGFSIGNILLDLFGGLTTYGQMAVQSIDQHSWVNFYGNIGKTLLSLVSIFFDILFIVQHYVLYPSRKEVAAPDFDVERPRDIEGR; translated from the exons ATGGGGTCGTGGAATTCAGTTTCGTTGGAAGTGTTGTACAATGTTTTTGGTTGGATTGCGTTTGTTTTATGGTCTATTAGCTTTTATCCTCAAGTCGTCCTGAATTTCCGTAGGAAAAG TGTGGTGGGGTTGAATTTTGATTTCGTGGTGTTGAATTTGACGAAGCACTCGTCGTATCTCATCTACAATGTTTCCATGTTCTTTAGTTCTGCCGTTCAGAGGCAATACCATCGTCGATATGGCTCTAACGAG ATGATACCTGTAGCTGCTAATGATGTGGCTTTCTCTACTCATGCTGTTGCTTTAACAGCATTTACTTTATTTCAGATTGCTATTTATGAT cgTGGAAATCAGAAGGTCTCAAAAACTGCTATAGCAATTGTCACTATTGCTTGGTTAAGTGTTGCAGTTTGTGTATTTGTGGCTTTCCCTAAACATTCTTGGCTATGGCTAGTGTCCTGCTTTAA CACATTGCAGGTTGTTATGACAGTAATTAAGTACATTCCCCAG GCTGTTATGAATTTTCGGCGAAAGAGCACAATTGGATTTAGTATTGGCAACATTTTGCTGGATTTGTTTGGAGGTTTAACAACTTACGGACAGATGGCAGTGCAATCCATAGATCAGC ATTCTTGGGTGAATTTTTATGGAAACATTGGCAAAACCTTATTGTCATTG GTGTCGATATTCTTTGACATTCTCTTCATTGTGCAACATTATGTGCTCTATCCTTCTAGGAAAGAAGTTGCTGCTCCTGATTTTGATGTG GAGAGACCAAGGGACATTGAGGGACGCTGA
- the LOC104248908 gene encoding uncharacterized protein isoform X2 — MSCAAWFRAARKTAYSFSILYRVTAAASASQFHKKIICNEIIGFPSTKIGGGTPVSVSKHFFFQNVAKFYTLLGQERADDEVLDNVASNGDDACDNVPEDFNVKAAASHTDGRPQAKHPTDDLVDFTRIHINKLPTVVIIGRPNVGKSALFNRLIRRREALVYNTPTDHVTRDIREGVAKLGNLRFKVLDSAGLEAEASSGSVLRRTAEMTGNVLSRSQLALFLVDARDGLQPMDLDVGKWLRKNAPGMKTIVVMNKAESLDDYDGSLASAVGEAYTLGFGDPIALSAETGLGMVELHETLRPLLEEYVLQNINDDESQENDSSEDMECKLPLQLAIVGRPNVGKSTLLNTILQEDRVLVGPEAGLTRDSIRAEFEYQGRTIYLVDTAGWLERTKQDKGPASLSIVQSRKHLMRAHIIALVLDAEEIAKARRSMKHVEVVIARRAVEEGRGLVVIVNKMDLLRGEENSKLYKRVIEAVPAEIQTVIPQVTGIPVVFVSALEGKGRIAVMRQVVETYEKWCLRLPTARLNRWLRKVMSRHSWKDQAAQPKIKYFTQVKARPPTFIAFMSGKTQLSETDLRFLTRSLKEDFDLGGIPVRILQRTVERNGRTKTSSKNEQSTNRAVERVVSDKRTILAVENNSTT; from the exons ATGTCTTGTGCTGCCTGGTTTCGAGCTGCACGGAAAACAGCCTATAGCTTTAGTATCCTCTACAGAGTAACTGCTGCTGCCTCAGCTTCACAATTCCACAAAAAAATCATCTGCAATGAGATTATTG GATTTCCATCAACGAAGATTGGTGGTGGAACTCCTGTTTCAGTATCAAAACATTTTTTCTTTCAGAATGTTGCGAAATTCTACACTCTGTTAGGTCAAGAGAGGGCAGATGATGAAGTATTAGATAATGTTGCTTCAAATGGTGATGATGCTTGTGACAATGTACCAGAGGACTTCAATGTTAAAGCTGCTGCTAGTCATACTGATGGTCGACCGCAAGCTAAACATCCCACTGACGACTTGGTTGATTTTACACGGATTCATATTAACAAGCTGCCAACGGTTGTAATCATAGGACGACCTAATGTAGGGAAGTCAGCATTGTTTAACCG TTTGATACGAAGGAGGGAGGCCCTTGTATACAACACTCCTACTGACCATGTTACCCGGGACATACGAGAAGGTGTTGCAAAATTGGGCAATTTAAGGTTTAAGGTGTTGGATTCTGCTGGCTTAGAAGCAGAGGCTTCTTCTGGTTCTGTTCTTCGTAGAACTGCAGAAATGACTGGAAATGTGCTGTCTAGATCTCAATTGGCACTCTTCTTAGTTGATGCAAG AGACGGACTGCAGCCTATGGATTTGGATGTTGGAAAGTGGTTGAGGAAGAATGCACCCGGAATGAAGACTATTGTGGTGATGAATAAAGCTGAATCGCTTGATGACTATGACGGTTCTCTTGCATCTGCTGTCGGTGAAGCTTATACCTTAGGATTTGGTGATCCCATTGCTTTATCTGCTGAAACTGGACTGGGCATGGTTGAACTTCATGAAACTCTTCGACCATTACTTGAAGAATATGTGCTCCAAAACATAAATG ATGATGAGAGCCAGGAGAATGACTCCTCTGAGGATATGGAGTGTAAATTGCCATTGCAGTTGGCAATTGTCGGGCGGCCCAATGTTGGAAAGTCCACCTTGTTGAACACAATCTTGCAAGAAGATCGTGTTTTGGTTGGCCCTGAGGCTGGTTTGACTAGAGATTCCATTCGTGCTGAATTTGAGTACCAAGGAAGAACAATTTATTTG GTTGACACAGCAGGTTGGTTGGAAAGGACAAAACAGGACAAGGGCCCAGCATCTTTGAGTATTGTGCAATCAAGGAAGCACCTTATGAGAGCACATATAATTGCTTTGGTCCTCGATGCAGAAGAG ATTGCAAAAGCTAGGCGGAGCATGAAGCATGTTGAAGTAGTTATAGCGAGGCGAGCAGTAGAGGAAGGACGTGGTCTGGTTGTGATTGTAAATAAGATGGATCTTCTTAGAGGGGAAGAAAATTCCAAATTGTACAAGCGCGTAATTGAAGCTGTACCTGCAGAAATTCAGACAGTTATACCACAG GTCACAGGAATACCTGTTGTATTTGTTTCAGCACTAGAAGGAAAGGGTCGGATAGCTGTCATGCGTCAGGTTGTTGAAACATATGAAAAATGGTGTTTGAGATTGCCAACAGCTCGTCTTAACCGTTGGCTACGCAAG GTCATGAGCAGACATTCTTGGAAAGACCAGGCGGCTCAACCCAAGATCAAGTATTTCACTCAGGTGAAAGCTAGACCACCAACTTTTATTGCATTTATGAGCGGAAAAACCCAGCTCTCAGAGACAGATTTGAGGTTCCTAACTAGATCTTTGAAGGAAGACTTTGACTTGGGTGGGATACCAGTCCGGATATTGCAACGAACTGTTGAAAGAAATGGTAGGACTAAAACCAGCAGCAAGAATGAGCAATCAACTAATAGAGCGGTGGAAAGGGTGGTCTCTGACAAAAGAACCATCCTTGCTGTAGAAAACAACAGCACCACTTGA
- the LOC104248908 gene encoding uncharacterized protein isoform X1, with the protein MSCAAWFRAARKTAYSFSILYRVTAAASASQFHKKIICNEIIGFPSTKIGGGTPVSVSKHFFFQNVAKFYTLLGQERADDEVLDNVASNGDDACDNVPEDFNVKAAASHTDGRPQAKHPTDDLVDFTRIHINKLPTVVIIGRPNVGKSALFNRLIRRREALVYNTPTDHVTRDIREGVAKLGNLRFKVLDSAGLEAEASSGSVLRRTAEMTGNVLSRSQLALFLVDARLNWKRILAYGLQPMDLDVGKWLRKNAPGMKTIVVMNKAESLDDYDGSLASAVGEAYTLGFGDPIALSAETGLGMVELHETLRPLLEEYVLQNINDDESQENDSSEDMECKLPLQLAIVGRPNVGKSTLLNTILQEDRVLVGPEAGLTRDSIRAEFEYQGRTIYLVDTAGWLERTKQDKGPASLSIVQSRKHLMRAHIIALVLDAEEIAKARRSMKHVEVVIARRAVEEGRGLVVIVNKMDLLRGEENSKLYKRVIEAVPAEIQTVIPQVTGIPVVFVSALEGKGRIAVMRQVVETYEKWCLRLPTARLNRWLRKVMSRHSWKDQAAQPKIKYFTQVKARPPTFIAFMSGKTQLSETDLRFLTRSLKEDFDLGGIPVRILQRTVERNGRTKTSSKNEQSTNRAVERVVSDKRTILAVENNSTT; encoded by the exons ATGTCTTGTGCTGCCTGGTTTCGAGCTGCACGGAAAACAGCCTATAGCTTTAGTATCCTCTACAGAGTAACTGCTGCTGCCTCAGCTTCACAATTCCACAAAAAAATCATCTGCAATGAGATTATTG GATTTCCATCAACGAAGATTGGTGGTGGAACTCCTGTTTCAGTATCAAAACATTTTTTCTTTCAGAATGTTGCGAAATTCTACACTCTGTTAGGTCAAGAGAGGGCAGATGATGAAGTATTAGATAATGTTGCTTCAAATGGTGATGATGCTTGTGACAATGTACCAGAGGACTTCAATGTTAAAGCTGCTGCTAGTCATACTGATGGTCGACCGCAAGCTAAACATCCCACTGACGACTTGGTTGATTTTACACGGATTCATATTAACAAGCTGCCAACGGTTGTAATCATAGGACGACCTAATGTAGGGAAGTCAGCATTGTTTAACCG TTTGATACGAAGGAGGGAGGCCCTTGTATACAACACTCCTACTGACCATGTTACCCGGGACATACGAGAAGGTGTTGCAAAATTGGGCAATTTAAGGTTTAAGGTGTTGGATTCTGCTGGCTTAGAAGCAGAGGCTTCTTCTGGTTCTGTTCTTCGTAGAACTGCAGAAATGACTGGAAATGTGCTGTCTAGATCTCAATTGGCACTCTTCTTAGTTGATGCAAGGTTGAATTGGAAAAGAATTTTAGCAT ACGGACTGCAGCCTATGGATTTGGATGTTGGAAAGTGGTTGAGGAAGAATGCACCCGGAATGAAGACTATTGTGGTGATGAATAAAGCTGAATCGCTTGATGACTATGACGGTTCTCTTGCATCTGCTGTCGGTGAAGCTTATACCTTAGGATTTGGTGATCCCATTGCTTTATCTGCTGAAACTGGACTGGGCATGGTTGAACTTCATGAAACTCTTCGACCATTACTTGAAGAATATGTGCTCCAAAACATAAATG ATGATGAGAGCCAGGAGAATGACTCCTCTGAGGATATGGAGTGTAAATTGCCATTGCAGTTGGCAATTGTCGGGCGGCCCAATGTTGGAAAGTCCACCTTGTTGAACACAATCTTGCAAGAAGATCGTGTTTTGGTTGGCCCTGAGGCTGGTTTGACTAGAGATTCCATTCGTGCTGAATTTGAGTACCAAGGAAGAACAATTTATTTG GTTGACACAGCAGGTTGGTTGGAAAGGACAAAACAGGACAAGGGCCCAGCATCTTTGAGTATTGTGCAATCAAGGAAGCACCTTATGAGAGCACATATAATTGCTTTGGTCCTCGATGCAGAAGAG ATTGCAAAAGCTAGGCGGAGCATGAAGCATGTTGAAGTAGTTATAGCGAGGCGAGCAGTAGAGGAAGGACGTGGTCTGGTTGTGATTGTAAATAAGATGGATCTTCTTAGAGGGGAAGAAAATTCCAAATTGTACAAGCGCGTAATTGAAGCTGTACCTGCAGAAATTCAGACAGTTATACCACAG GTCACAGGAATACCTGTTGTATTTGTTTCAGCACTAGAAGGAAAGGGTCGGATAGCTGTCATGCGTCAGGTTGTTGAAACATATGAAAAATGGTGTTTGAGATTGCCAACAGCTCGTCTTAACCGTTGGCTACGCAAG GTCATGAGCAGACATTCTTGGAAAGACCAGGCGGCTCAACCCAAGATCAAGTATTTCACTCAGGTGAAAGCTAGACCACCAACTTTTATTGCATTTATGAGCGGAAAAACCCAGCTCTCAGAGACAGATTTGAGGTTCCTAACTAGATCTTTGAAGGAAGACTTTGACTTGGGTGGGATACCAGTCCGGATATTGCAACGAACTGTTGAAAGAAATGGTAGGACTAAAACCAGCAGCAAGAATGAGCAATCAACTAATAGAGCGGTGGAAAGGGTGGTCTCTGACAAAAGAACCATCCTTGCTGTAGAAAACAACAGCACCACTTGA